A window from Candidatus Zixiibacteriota bacterium encodes these proteins:
- a CDS encoding penicillin-binding protein activator has translation MNFVRLFIGIAFLLGSVLNVTALADDTQIQFGRAYGLLNEGNYAEAYAIFSDLVRSYPDHRDMAAFLFFRGKAGYYLESYDHAIYDFKRLIKDYPNSVYTPYAELFIGNAHYRMGHPQVAISGYLEAYRLSKDAGLDGLLIESIEAALGSTGAVDPAVIRNLNLSPDRQCPLLIAAARGLMKRGNFQSVRSLLSPCSTPEAVQLLAEAERLMKTDTEIGVVLPLSGDFQKFGEQILDGIKLKAEQFSAETGIRIRPAMYDTRGDNVEAARIVKKLASMGTAAAIGPLTSEATAIASAVLACGDMPLIIPAATQGGLTELSETSFQLQPNLDLQGIMMADLAVHRFGADTAAIITATTPENLRMARAFLKRFEANGGKVIGVEYFRSRDTDFGPYIRDLKSLILDDLLDSIIFINETGDTIEAEEVPVRLDCLYIPANGSQLRMLLPQINFYNLQTVYLGGDGWGSSTVYDLGEAVTKQCYFTSGIINDNSGPRAEQFTIDFDRRFGHQPGRLEALGYDAMALICEALRAGYYSRSEIAGFLSGIENFEGVAGPVTFGPNRENVDLPVYTIENRAPRRVEIDIPKTE, from the coding sequence ATGAATTTTGTCAGATTATTTATCGGTATAGCTTTTCTTCTGGGATCGGTCTTGAACGTTACGGCGTTGGCCGATGATACCCAGATACAGTTTGGCAGGGCGTATGGGCTGCTGAATGAGGGCAATTATGCGGAAGCCTATGCAATATTCAGCGATCTGGTTCGATCTTACCCCGACCATCGCGATATGGCGGCCTTTCTTTTTTTCCGGGGTAAAGCCGGGTATTACCTGGAATCTTACGATCACGCGATCTACGATTTCAAGCGGTTAATCAAGGATTATCCCAATTCCGTCTATACTCCTTATGCCGAGCTGTTTATCGGGAACGCCCACTACCGGATGGGCCATCCCCAAGTAGCAATCAGCGGTTATCTTGAGGCCTACCGTCTGTCGAAAGATGCCGGGCTGGACGGGCTGTTGATCGAATCGATAGAAGCAGCTTTGGGTTCAACCGGCGCCGTTGATCCGGCCGTAATCCGTAATCTTAATCTATCCCCTGATCGGCAATGCCCGCTTCTGATTGCGGCCGCCCGCGGTTTGATGAAACGGGGGAACTTTCAATCGGTGCGTTCTTTGTTAAGCCCATGTTCGACTCCCGAGGCGGTGCAACTTCTGGCCGAAGCGGAGCGGTTAATGAAAACGGACACCGAGATCGGGGTGGTTTTGCCGTTATCGGGCGATTTTCAGAAATTCGGAGAACAGATTCTCGACGGCATAAAGTTGAAAGCCGAGCAATTTTCTGCTGAAACCGGGATCAGAATTCGTCCGGCCATGTATGATACCCGGGGGGATAATGTCGAGGCGGCGCGGATTGTCAAAAAACTGGCTTCAATGGGAACTGCGGCCGCAATCGGTCCGCTGACTTCGGAAGCGACCGCGATAGCCTCGGCGGTTCTGGCCTGCGGCGATATGCCGCTGATTATCCCGGCGGCCACGCAGGGCGGTTTGACGGAGCTTTCGGAGACCAGTTTCCAGCTACAGCCGAATCTTGATTTGCAGGGGATAATGATGGCTGATCTGGCGGTCCACCGGTTTGGAGCCGATACCGCCGCTATTATAACTGCCACGACACCGGAGAACCTGCGGATGGCCCGGGCTTTTCTAAAACGTTTCGAAGCCAATGGCGGGAAGGTAATCGGGGTGGAGTATTTCCGATCCCGCGATACCGATTTCGGGCCCTATATTCGTGATCTTAAATCGCTTATTCTGGATGATCTTCTGGATTCCATAATCTTTATCAATGAGACCGGCGATACGATCGAGGCCGAGGAGGTTCCGGTACGGCTGGACTGCCTCTATATACCGGCCAACGGAAGTCAGTTGAGGATGCTTCTGCCGCAGATCAATTTTTATAATCTCCAGACGGTTTATCTCGGCGGTGACGGGTGGGGTTCAAGCACGGTTTATGATCTTGGTGAAGCCGTCACCAAGCAGTGCTATTTTACATCGGGAATAATCAATGACAACAGCGGTCCCAGGGCCGAGCAGTTTACCATTGATTTCGACCGCCGTTTCGGTCATCAGCCGGGACGTCTTGAGGCGCTGGGGTATGATGCGATGGCGCTGATTTGCGAGGCGCTTCGGGCGGGCTATTATTCCCGCTCCGAGATAGCCGGATTCCTTTCTGGGATCGAGAATTTCGAAGGTGTCGCCGGACCGGTGACATTCGGGCCGAATCGCGAAAATGTCGATCTTCCAGTCTATACCATCGAAAACCGGGCTCCGCGAAGAGTTGAAATCGATATCCCGAAAACGGAATGA
- a CDS encoding bifunctional nuclease family protein, with amino-acid sequence MMAMLEVEVDGLALDMMTNSPVVILSPKNSSKVLPIWIGHAEAWAIAMELSGIDAKRPMTHDLLKAAITALSASVEKVEITELREQTFYAVVSLKSDGTVHQIDARPSDSIALALKVKAPIFAEEGLFNLGSPDQPSELKKDSESLADRLRKINPEDFGKYSL; translated from the coding sequence ATGATGGCAATGCTTGAGGTTGAAGTTGACGGTCTGGCACTGGATATGATGACCAATTCGCCGGTTGTTATCCTGTCTCCGAAAAACTCCAGCAAGGTGCTTCCGATCTGGATCGGGCATGCCGAAGCCTGGGCGATTGCCATGGAGTTGTCGGGTATCGATGCCAAGCGGCCGATGACTCATGACCTGCTCAAGGCGGCCATCACGGCTCTCTCGGCCAGTGTGGAGAAGGTGGAAATCACCGAACTGCGTGAACAGACCTTTTATGCCGTGGTGTCGCTGAAAAGCGACGGGACGGTGCATCAGATCGATGCCCGTCCGTCCGATTCCATCGCCCTGGCGCTGAAGGTCAAAGCCCCGATCTTTGCCGAGGAAGGGTTGTTTAACCTGGGGTCTCCCGACCAGCCCTCGGAACTGAAGAAGGACAGCGAATCCCTGGCCGACCGTTTGAGAAAAATCAACCCGGAAGATTTCGGTAAGTATTCATTGTAG
- a CDS encoding 50S ribosomal protein L9 translates to MKVILRQDIPDLGKVGQMIKVKSGYGRNYLIPRNLAIPATKGNLKAIDEVEKQNQIRLRKKMREAEKMKVNLEKLSLTSEVLVGEEDKIFGSVTSQNIVDLLQHEGISIEKRHVLLEEPIKSLGVYTVPIKVEKDIVANVKLWVIRKA, encoded by the coding sequence ATGAAGGTGATCCTTCGACAGGATATTCCCGATCTGGGGAAGGTTGGACAGATGATTAAGGTGAAGTCCGGTTACGGGCGTAATTACCTGATTCCGCGGAACCTGGCGATCCCGGCCACCAAAGGCAATCTTAAAGCCATTGACGAGGTCGAGAAACAGAATCAGATTCGTTTGCGCAAGAAAATGCGCGAAGCCGAGAAAATGAAGGTCAATCTGGAAAAATTGTCACTGACCAGCGAGGTGCTGGTAGGTGAAGAGGATAAGATTTTCGGCTCGGTAACTTCGCAGAATATCGTCGATCTGCTTCAACATGAAGGGATCAGTATCGAAAAGCGGCATGTGTTACTCGAGGAACCGATCAAATCGCTGGGTGTTTATACCGTGCCGATCAAAGTCGAGAAAGATATTGTCGCCAATGTCAAATTGTGGGTTATTCGGAAGGCTTGA